Proteins found in one Amycolatopsis aidingensis genomic segment:
- a CDS encoding enoyl-CoA hydratase-related protein yields MTEYAEITYAVADRIATVALNRPEARNGYTVRMADELAEAFDRADNDEEVRVVVLTGEGPDFSVGADLSQGGFDFDAEQGPDPQWQEPAGRCSKRIFTMNKPVIAAIRGAAIGGGLTITLSADYRLATTDARFGFVFVRRGIYPEGASAWFLPRLVGMGRAMDWMISGRVFDAEEAEAAGLVHRLHPPEELLDRAYELAADLAANTAPVSVAVTRQLLYRMSSMDSPFPVHELDSKLIAGIMHNPDSVEGVLSFLQKRQPEFGLKVNADLPDYLPWLRE; encoded by the coding sequence GTGACCGAGTACGCCGAGATCACCTACGCGGTAGCCGACCGGATCGCCACGGTCGCGCTGAACCGCCCGGAGGCGCGCAACGGCTACACCGTGCGCATGGCCGACGAACTGGCCGAGGCCTTCGACCGCGCCGACAACGACGAGGAGGTCAGGGTCGTCGTACTCACCGGCGAGGGTCCGGACTTCTCCGTGGGCGCCGACCTCTCCCAGGGTGGTTTCGACTTCGACGCCGAACAGGGGCCCGACCCGCAGTGGCAGGAGCCCGCGGGCCGCTGCTCCAAGCGGATCTTCACGATGAACAAGCCGGTGATCGCCGCCATCCGCGGTGCGGCCATCGGCGGCGGCCTCACGATCACGCTGTCCGCCGACTACCGGCTCGCCACCACCGACGCCAGGTTCGGCTTCGTGTTCGTGCGCCGTGGGATCTACCCGGAGGGTGCCTCGGCCTGGTTCCTGCCTCGCCTGGTCGGCATGGGCCGGGCGATGGACTGGATGATCAGCGGCCGGGTGTTCGATGCCGAGGAGGCCGAGGCCGCCGGGCTGGTACACCGGCTGCACCCACCGGAGGAACTGCTGGACCGGGCCTACGAGCTGGCCGCCGACCTGGCCGCGAACACCGCACCCGTCTCGGTTGCCGTCACCCGGCAGCTGCTCTACCGTATGTCCAGTATGGACTCACCGTTTCCGGTGCACGAGCTGGACTCCAAGCTCATCGCGGGGATCATGCACAACCCGGACTCGGTCGAGGGCGTGTTGTCCTTCCTGCAGAAGCGCCAACCGGAGTTCGGCCTGAAAGTGAACGCCGACCTGCCCGACTACCTGCCCTGGCTGCGGGAGTGA
- a CDS encoding ribonucleoside-diphosphate reductase subunit alpha, whose amino-acid sequence MSIETSQRPPSTAGSTEVPVRVIRRDGSVSPFDANKISVAMTKAFLAVEGDDAAASSRIHHLVAELTAQVEASLLRHAGAEVTVHIEQIQDQVELALMRGEHHKVARAYVLYRDERTRAREAARPKRAEAEIMVRDPQGGTAPLDWDRVTHVVGQAVAGLADVSAEPVLTETRRNLYDGISSDELALAQIMAARTLVEQEPNYSYVSARLLLDRLRAEALSYLSGRPRLANQDEMAAEYGQYFRDYLRRAIELELVDPELGSFDLDRITAAIRAERDLDFGFLGLQTLYDRYFLHHDGTRFELPQAFFMRVAMGLAVREQDREARAVEFYELLSSFHFMASTPTLFNSGTTRPQLSSCFLTTVDDDLDSIFQAYKNNALLAKYSGGLGNDWTPVRGLGAHIKGTNGQSQGVVPFLKIANDTAVAVNQGGKRKGAACAYLETWHIDIDEFLDLRKNTGDDRRRTHDMNTANWVPDEFLRRVEADGTWTLFSPNETPDLHDLYGNAFAERYREYEAKAQRGEIKVFRQVRAVELWRRMLTMLFETGHPWIAFKDPCNLRSPQQHAGVVHSSNLCTEITLNTSADEVAVCNLGSVNLLAHVTQEGLDSERLERTVKTAVRMLDNVIDINFYTIPEARRSNLRHRPIGLGLMGFQDALFELGLPLSSEEAVEFADRSMEHISYHAISASVDLAAERGQYATFEGSLWSKGILPIDSLRLLAEARQGDDLEIDMSSTMDWDTLRQRVRTVGMRNSNVMAIAPTATISNICGVGQSIEPQFRNLFVKSNMSGDFTVVNPHLVRSLKEQGLWDEVMVSDLKYFDGSLGEIDRVPQELKALFATAFEVDSKWLVDAASRRQKWIDQAQSLNLYIAAPSGRKLDQLYRYAWHKGLKTTYYLRAQSATHVEKSTLRGTDGKLNAVSATPPPATPSPSPSPSPSPSPSPAPNPPSATAEEPAACRIDDPDCEACQ is encoded by the coding sequence ATGTCCATTGAGACAAGTCAGCGACCGCCGTCGACAGCCGGTTCGACCGAGGTCCCGGTGCGGGTGATCCGCAGAGACGGCAGCGTGTCGCCCTTCGACGCGAACAAGATCTCGGTGGCCATGACCAAGGCATTCCTTGCGGTCGAGGGGGACGACGCGGCCGCATCCTCACGCATCCACCACCTGGTGGCCGAGCTCACCGCGCAGGTCGAGGCGTCCCTGCTGCGGCACGCGGGCGCCGAGGTGACCGTGCATATCGAGCAGATCCAGGACCAGGTCGAGCTGGCACTGATGCGCGGCGAGCACCACAAGGTGGCCCGCGCGTACGTGCTGTACCGGGACGAGCGCACCAGGGCGCGGGAGGCCGCCCGGCCGAAGCGGGCCGAGGCGGAGATCATGGTCCGCGACCCCCAGGGCGGCACCGCCCCGCTGGACTGGGACCGGGTCACGCATGTGGTCGGCCAGGCCGTGGCCGGGCTGGCCGACGTCTCCGCCGAGCCGGTGCTCACCGAGACCCGGCGCAACCTCTACGACGGGATCAGCTCCGACGAGCTGGCGCTGGCCCAGATCATGGCCGCCCGCACCCTGGTGGAGCAGGAGCCGAACTACTCCTACGTCAGTGCCCGGCTGCTGCTGGACCGGCTCAGGGCCGAGGCGCTGAGCTACCTCTCCGGCCGCCCCCGGCTGGCCAACCAGGACGAGATGGCCGCCGAGTACGGCCAGTACTTCCGCGACTACCTGCGCCGGGCGATCGAGCTGGAGCTGGTGGACCCGGAGCTGGGCTCCTTCGACCTGGACCGGATCACCGCTGCCATCCGGGCCGAGCGTGACCTGGACTTCGGCTTCCTCGGCCTGCAGACGCTGTACGACCGCTACTTCCTGCACCACGACGGCACCCGGTTCGAGCTGCCGCAGGCCTTCTTCATGCGGGTGGCGATGGGTCTCGCGGTCCGCGAGCAGGACCGGGAGGCGCGGGCCGTCGAGTTCTACGAGCTGCTGTCCTCGTTCCACTTCATGGCGTCCACGCCGACCCTGTTCAACTCCGGCACCACCCGCCCGCAACTGTCCTCCTGCTTCCTGACCACCGTCGACGACGACCTGGACTCGATCTTCCAGGCGTACAAGAACAACGCGCTGCTGGCGAAGTACTCCGGCGGGCTGGGTAACGACTGGACCCCGGTGCGCGGCCTCGGCGCGCACATCAAGGGCACCAACGGCCAGTCCCAGGGGGTCGTGCCCTTCCTGAAGATCGCCAACGACACCGCGGTGGCGGTGAACCAGGGCGGTAAGCGCAAGGGCGCGGCCTGTGCCTACCTGGAGACCTGGCACATCGACATCGACGAGTTCCTCGACCTGCGCAAGAACACCGGCGACGACCGCAGGCGCACGCACGACATGAACACCGCGAACTGGGTGCCGGACGAGTTCCTGCGCCGGGTCGAGGCGGACGGCACCTGGACACTGTTCTCCCCGAACGAGACCCCGGACCTGCACGACCTCTACGGCAACGCCTTCGCCGAGCGCTACCGCGAGTACGAGGCCAAGGCGCAGCGCGGTGAGATCAAGGTGTTCCGCCAGGTGCGCGCGGTGGAGCTGTGGCGCCGGATGCTGACCATGCTGTTCGAGACCGGGCACCCGTGGATCGCCTTCAAGGACCCGTGCAACCTGCGCTCGCCGCAGCAGCACGCCGGGGTGGTGCACTCCTCCAACCTGTGCACCGAGATCACCCTGAACACCAGCGCCGACGAGGTCGCGGTGTGCAACCTCGGGTCGGTGAACCTGCTGGCGCACGTCACGCAGGAGGGGCTGGACAGCGAGCGGCTGGAGCGCACGGTGAAGACCGCGGTGCGGATGCTGGACAACGTGATCGACATCAACTTCTACACCATCCCGGAGGCACGCCGGTCCAACCTGCGGCACCGGCCGATCGGGCTGGGCCTGATGGGCTTCCAGGACGCGCTGTTCGAGCTGGGCCTTCCGCTGTCCTCGGAGGAGGCCGTGGAGTTCGCCGACCGCAGCATGGAGCACATCAGCTACCACGCGATCTCCGCCTCGGTGGACCTGGCCGCCGAGCGCGGCCAGTACGCCACCTTCGAGGGCTCGCTGTGGAGCAAGGGCATCCTGCCGATCGACTCGTTGCGGCTGCTGGCCGAGGCGCGGCAGGGGGACGACCTCGAGATCGACATGTCGTCCACAATGGACTGGGACACGCTGCGTCAGCGGGTGCGGACCGTGGGGATGCGTAACTCCAACGTGATGGCGATCGCACCGACGGCGACGATCTCGAACATCTGCGGCGTCGGGCAGTCGATCGAGCCGCAGTTCCGCAACCTGTTCGTCAAGTCGAACATGTCCGGCGACTTCACCGTGGTCAACCCGCACCTGGTGCGCAGCCTCAAGGAGCAGGGGCTGTGGGACGAGGTGATGGTCTCCGACCTGAAGTACTTCGACGGCAGCCTCGGCGAGATCGACCGGGTCCCGCAGGAGCTCAAGGCGCTGTTCGCCACGGCGTTCGAGGTGGACAGCAAGTGGCTGGTGGACGCGGCCTCGCGCAGGCAGAAGTGGATCGACCAGGCGCAGTCGCTCAACCTCTACATCGCCGCGCCCAGCGGCCGCAAGCTGGACCAGCTGTACCGCTACGCCTGGCACAAGGGGCTGAAGACCACCTACTACCTGCGCGCGCAGTCGGCGACGCATGTGGAGAAGAGCACCCTGCGCGGCACCGACGGCAAGCTGAACGCGGTGTCGGCCACCCCGCCGCCCGCCACCCCGAGCCCGTCGCCGAGCCCCTCCCCTTCGCCGTCGCCGAGCCCCGCGCCGAACCCGCCCTCGGCCACCGCCGAGGAACCGGCCGCCTGCCGGATCGACGACCCCGACTGCGAAGCCTGCCAGTAA
- a CDS encoding flavin-containing monooxygenase — translation MTATGHTTALIVGAGFGGVAMAIELKRAGMHDFVILERAADLGGVWRENTYPGAACDVPSPLYSFSFERTERWPRRYACQRDIHAYLARTARKYGVLEHIRFGMEVDAARFDETTGHWRVHTAEGGTFTAAAFIPAVGQLSRPALPRLPGIDSFHGHSFHSARWDHEHDLTGKRVAVIGTGASAVQFVPEIQPAVRQLTVFQRSAPYVLPRRDHGYARWPHRIFRLIPPLQQLDRLGFWLYAEFAQQCLSRWQRLTPLFSWQTRKHLRDSVPDPRLRARLTPDYELGCKRVLFSNDYLPALTRPNVAVVTDRITGITPAGVRTGDGTEHPADVIIYGTGFATVDMLGPMEIHGLGGAPLTERWSRGARAYLGISVPEFPNMFLMYGPNTNLGGGSIIYMLESQARYIRQAVQHLAAHPGRYLDVRPEQERHWDTEIQRRLAGSVWTRCSSWYRNEHGRVVTNWPGRTWEYRRRTRRLDLTSYRVGGPPAAARGTTARTLSQWDTRLRS, via the coding sequence ATGACCGCGACCGGGCACACCACCGCGCTGATCGTCGGCGCGGGCTTCGGCGGTGTCGCGATGGCCATCGAGCTGAAACGCGCCGGGATGCACGACTTCGTCATCCTGGAGCGGGCGGCCGACCTTGGCGGGGTGTGGCGGGAGAACACGTATCCCGGCGCGGCCTGCGACGTACCGTCCCCGCTGTACTCTTTCTCCTTCGAACGCACCGAACGCTGGCCGCGCCGCTACGCCTGCCAGCGCGACATCCACGCCTACCTCGCCCGTACCGCACGCAAGTACGGCGTGCTGGAGCACATCAGGTTCGGCATGGAGGTGGACGCGGCCCGGTTCGACGAGACCACCGGACACTGGCGGGTGCACACGGCGGAAGGCGGCACCTTCACCGCGGCCGCCTTCATCCCCGCGGTGGGCCAGCTGTCCCGGCCTGCTCTCCCCCGGCTGCCAGGGATCGACAGCTTCCACGGGCACTCCTTCCACTCGGCGCGGTGGGACCACGAGCACGACCTGACCGGCAAGCGGGTCGCCGTCATCGGCACCGGCGCCAGTGCCGTGCAGTTCGTCCCCGAGATCCAGCCGGCAGTACGGCAGCTGACCGTGTTCCAGCGTTCGGCTCCCTACGTCCTGCCCCGGCGCGACCACGGCTATGCCCGCTGGCCGCACCGGATCTTCCGGCTGATCCCGCCGCTGCAACAGCTCGACCGGCTCGGTTTCTGGCTCTACGCCGAGTTCGCGCAGCAGTGCCTTTCCCGCTGGCAGCGCCTCACTCCCCTGTTCTCCTGGCAGACCAGGAAACACCTTCGCGACAGCGTCCCCGACCCGCGGTTGCGCGCGCGGCTCACCCCGGACTACGAGCTGGGCTGCAAGCGGGTGCTGTTCAGCAACGACTACCTACCCGCGCTCACCCGGCCGAACGTGGCCGTGGTGACCGACCGGATCACCGGCATCACCCCGGCGGGGGTGCGCACCGGGGACGGGACCGAGCACCCCGCGGACGTGATCATCTACGGCACCGGGTTCGCCACTGTGGACATGCTCGGGCCGATGGAGATCCACGGGCTGGGTGGCGCACCGCTGACCGAGCGATGGAGCCGGGGCGCCCGCGCCTACCTGGGCATCAGTGTTCCCGAGTTCCCCAACATGTTCCTGATGTACGGGCCGAACACCAACCTCGGTGGCGGCTCCATCATCTACATGCTGGAAAGCCAGGCGCGCTACATCCGCCAGGCGGTGCAGCACCTCGCCGCGCACCCTGGGCGGTACCTGGACGTGCGGCCGGAACAGGAGCGGCACTGGGACACCGAGATCCAGCGGCGGCTCGCCGGTTCGGTGTGGACCCGGTGCAGCAGCTGGTACCGCAACGAGCACGGCAGGGTGGTGACGAACTGGCCGGGACGCACCTGGGAGTACCGCAGGCGCACCCGGCGCCTCGACCTGACCAGCTACCGCGTCGGTGGTCCCCCGGCTGCCGCCAGAGGGACCACCGCGCGGACGCTCTCTCAGTGGGACACCAGGCTCCGGTCGTAG
- a CDS encoding ABC transporter substrate-binding protein, with product MTAGSGRIRPPRPAWSKWLLAGGGALLLAVALVAVFVVVPEIESRCGDGVRKRGENSECVGVTDGSYVFSPQLTGVTEAIRAENEQVVKDAADSDDYPYVTVAVLLPMTLTGNDIVSAEWVRHQLQGAHLAQRRANRTATWGSSPRIRLLLANPGSRLNHWEPVVDDLIGRVESERLVAVTGIGLSLDTARDAIERLSQHRIPVVASHLAADEFSEVPGFLRVSPTSSTYGAAAADYVRSTAHTATIVQDANPGDLYPQTLVTAFTDTFADDTHRIVGRTEVYDSSLPGIENTFLQMMPNICGNEAEVVYFAGRENHLPAFVAALAQRPCLDRPVTVLTGDLAQVGPPGPEMRRGLQTDVTVLGPGLAHPDAWRNEPQAFNPAVVDGFQNPDPKCEHCFREVFAGERLDDGIAILGHDAVVTVVWAIRNIPRAAPETVTARDVLQARNRLHGELAVPGASGMISFDERGDPVNKAVPILRVRLDDTPEYVQLSTPSGGS from the coding sequence ATGACCGCAGGGAGTGGCCGGATCAGACCACCCCGGCCGGCCTGGTCGAAGTGGCTGCTGGCCGGCGGGGGTGCGCTGCTGCTGGCCGTCGCCCTCGTCGCCGTGTTCGTCGTCGTGCCGGAGATCGAGAGCAGGTGCGGGGACGGGGTGCGGAAGCGGGGCGAGAACTCGGAATGTGTCGGCGTCACCGACGGCAGCTACGTGTTCTCCCCGCAGCTCACCGGCGTGACCGAGGCCATCCGCGCCGAAAACGAACAGGTCGTCAAGGATGCCGCTGACTCGGACGACTACCCCTACGTGACCGTCGCGGTGCTGCTGCCGATGACCCTGACCGGGAACGACATCGTCTCCGCCGAGTGGGTGCGGCATCAACTCCAGGGCGCCCACCTCGCGCAGCGCCGCGCCAACCGCACCGCGACCTGGGGAAGCAGCCCGCGGATCCGGCTGCTGCTGGCCAATCCCGGCAGCAGGCTGAACCACTGGGAACCCGTGGTGGACGACCTCATCGGGCGAGTGGAGAGCGAGCGCCTGGTCGCGGTCACCGGAATCGGGCTGAGCCTGGACACCGCGCGAGATGCCATCGAGCGGTTGTCGCAGCACCGGATTCCGGTCGTCGCCTCGCACCTGGCCGCCGACGAGTTCTCCGAGGTTCCCGGTTTCCTGCGGGTTTCCCCGACGAGCTCCACCTATGGTGCGGCAGCCGCGGACTACGTTCGCTCGACGGCACACACGGCCACGATCGTGCAGGACGCCAACCCCGGTGACCTGTACCCACAGACGCTGGTCACGGCGTTCACCGACACGTTCGCGGACGACACACACCGGATCGTCGGCCGCACCGAGGTGTACGACTCCAGCCTACCGGGAATCGAGAACACGTTCCTGCAGATGATGCCGAACATCTGCGGGAACGAGGCGGAGGTGGTGTACTTCGCCGGCAGGGAGAACCACCTCCCCGCGTTCGTGGCGGCGCTGGCACAACGTCCGTGTCTCGACCGGCCGGTCACGGTGCTGACCGGTGATCTGGCGCAGGTCGGGCCGCCGGGCCCGGAGATGCGCCGTGGCCTGCAGACCGATGTCACCGTGCTGGGTCCGGGTCTGGCACATCCCGACGCGTGGCGGAACGAGCCACAGGCGTTCAACCCCGCCGTGGTCGACGGCTTCCAGAATCCGGATCCGAAATGCGAACACTGCTTCCGCGAGGTGTTCGCTGGGGAGCGGCTGGACGACGGGATCGCCATCCTCGGGCACGACGCGGTGGTCACCGTGGTGTGGGCGATCCGCAACATCCCACGGGCCGCCCCGGAGACGGTGACGGCGCGGGACGTGCTCCAGGCAAGGAACCGGCTGCATGGCGAACTGGCCGTGCCCGGCGCCAGCGGCATGATCTCCTTCGACGAACGGGGCGACCCGGTGAACAAGGCGGTCCCGATCCTGCGGGTGCGGCTGGATGACACACCCGAGTACGTCCAGCTCTCCACGCCCAGCGGCGGGAGCTGA
- a CDS encoding alpha/beta hydrolase, whose translation MQPTGTDLASARPSSQSVQLRRMFASRVRPLGDRSSPQGYQLRALRRTADSAGLKPLPRGTRAWPARYGTLRGVWMRAAGASPAAGVVLYLHGGGFVFGSPRSHRALAYRLSRRTGMPVFLLDYRRAPEHPFPAAADDALAAYRLLLAKGFPPGKVTVAGDSAGGQLTASLLADLAREGLPQPAAALLLSPWIDFDLTELHRRDTGSRDPFVPPSYIEKCRDAYARGVDVAHPRLDVLRAEKTGWPPLLIQVGDTECLLGDAQRLADSAQAAGVPTELQVWPGQIHVFQAFADFVPEGREALRSAAEFLRTATP comes from the coding sequence ATGCAACCCACCGGCACCGACCTGGCGAGCGCCCGGCCGAGCTCGCAGAGTGTGCAGCTCAGGCGGATGTTCGCCAGCCGGGTGCGACCACTCGGCGACCGCAGTTCCCCGCAGGGCTACCAGTTGCGTGCGCTGCGCCGCACCGCCGACAGCGCGGGGCTGAAACCGCTCCCCCGTGGCACCCGCGCCTGGCCCGCCCGCTACGGGACGCTGCGCGGGGTGTGGATGCGCGCGGCCGGTGCCAGCCCGGCAGCCGGGGTGGTGCTGTACTTGCACGGCGGCGGGTTCGTGTTCGGCTCGCCGCGCTCACACCGGGCGCTGGCCTACCGGCTCTCCAGGAGGACGGGCATGCCAGTGTTCCTGCTGGACTACCGGCGCGCCCCGGAGCACCCGTTCCCTGCCGCGGCCGATGACGCGCTGGCGGCGTACCGGCTACTGCTGGCGAAGGGTTTCCCGCCGGGGAAGGTGACCGTGGCCGGTGACTCGGCAGGCGGGCAGCTCACCGCGAGCCTGCTCGCGGACCTCGCCCGCGAAGGCCTGCCGCAACCGGCGGCGGCGCTGCTGCTGTCCCCGTGGATCGACTTCGACCTCACCGAGTTGCACCGCAGGGATACCGGGTCCCGCGACCCCTTCGTCCCGCCGTCCTATATCGAGAAGTGCCGGGACGCCTACGCCCGCGGCGTCGATGTCGCGCACCCCCGGCTGGACGTGCTGCGCGCGGAGAAGACGGGCTGGCCGCCGCTGCTGATCCAGGTCGGCGACACCGAATGCCTGCTCGGCGACGCACAACGGCTCGCCGACTCGGCACAGGCCGCGGGCGTCCCCACCGAGCTCCAGGTGTGGCCCGGCCAGATCCACGTGTTCCAGGCCTTCGCCGACTTCGTCCCGGAAGGCCGCGAAGCCCTCCGCTCCGCCGCCGAGTTCCTGCGCACCGCCACCCCGTAA
- a CDS encoding acetoacetate decarboxylase family protein: protein MPEYPPQPWHLTGQAYLSTWQVPAAELPRVPSEVDPIVVLGRALVVTAWIDYQQGGQLSYHELLACVAVRGPGTTATVTEIWVDSEASLAGGRELWGIPKEPAGFEFHHGRAFTGTAATGSDWIATAAFVPRSGPPVSTPSRFTVTQSAGGVVRRSPVRARGRPRLATASWNLNPDGPLGYLAGRKPLFSAQLKDFDLHFGARE, encoded by the coding sequence ATGCCCGAGTACCCACCACAACCCTGGCACCTGACCGGGCAGGCCTACCTTTCCACCTGGCAGGTGCCAGCCGCTGAGCTGCCTCGCGTTCCGTCCGAAGTAGACCCGATCGTCGTGCTGGGCAGGGCACTGGTGGTCACCGCCTGGATCGACTACCAGCAGGGCGGGCAGCTGTCCTATCACGAGTTGCTGGCCTGCGTCGCGGTCCGCGGTCCGGGCACCACCGCGACGGTCACCGAGATCTGGGTGGACAGCGAGGCATCCCTCGCCGGGGGCCGGGAGTTGTGGGGCATCCCGAAGGAGCCAGCCGGTTTCGAGTTCCACCACGGTCGTGCCTTCACCGGCACGGCGGCCACCGGCTCCGACTGGATCGCGACCGCCGCCTTCGTGCCCCGGTCGGGTCCGCCGGTGAGCACGCCGAGCCGGTTCACCGTCACGCAGTCCGCAGGCGGCGTCGTACGGCGCAGCCCGGTGCGCGCCCGCGGCAGGCCCCGCCTCGCCACCGCGAGCTGGAACCTCAACCCGGACGGTCCGCTCGGTTACCTCGCCGGGCGCAAGCCGCTGTTCAGCGCCCAGCTCAAGGACTTCGACCTCCACTTCGGAGCCAGGGAATGA
- a CDS encoding DUF5753 domain-containing protein yields the protein MDDVLETRLRFRLDLANVLTRDHQPLRLWAVLGEAALRKNIGGPEVMRTQLRHVAGLCRERPNVTVQVLPLSAREHYFIGATVTSYTSDASIPQIASVNTTIGDQFFERDSAVNEALANFDDVRTKALGPLTSIFDLPPNLG from the coding sequence ATGGACGACGTCCTGGAGACCCGACTGCGCTTCCGGTTGGACCTCGCGAACGTACTCACCCGCGACCACCAGCCGCTCCGGCTGTGGGCCGTGCTCGGCGAGGCCGCGCTGCGCAAGAACATCGGTGGCCCGGAGGTGATGCGCACGCAACTGCGGCATGTGGCCGGGCTGTGCCGGGAACGGCCGAACGTCACCGTGCAGGTACTGCCGTTGAGCGCCCGGGAGCACTACTTCATCGGTGCCACCGTCACCAGCTACACCTCCGACGCCTCGATCCCGCAGATCGCCAGCGTGAACACCACCATCGGCGACCAGTTTTTCGAGCGGGACTCGGCGGTGAATGAAGCGCTCGCGAACTTCGACGATGTCCGCACCAAGGCCCTCGGTCCGCTGACGAGCATATTCGACCTGCCACCGAACCTCGGCTGA
- a CDS encoding snapalysin family zinc-dependent metalloprotease encodes MFPRSHARRFLGVLIGVLAVFGVQLTATTTAQASPEALARTVYYSASAYSAEADRSAQIWNNAAPNLNLVRGGNASIRIYATTGGGSRAYPCGLGCATIYIDRNDVARGHYALRIVAHEIGHGLGLRDNYNGICSYLMSGGSAGTSCRNPYPNAQESARVNQLFGRYGTAAVDRVGAGVYDRSLVSH; translated from the coding sequence GTGTTCCCTCGTAGTCATGCGCGCAGGTTCCTCGGTGTGCTGATCGGCGTGCTGGCCGTGTTCGGTGTTCAGCTGACCGCCACGACCACGGCGCAGGCCTCCCCGGAGGCCCTGGCCAGGACGGTGTACTACAGCGCGAGCGCCTATTCCGCCGAGGCGGACCGGTCCGCGCAGATCTGGAACAACGCGGCGCCGAACCTGAACCTGGTGCGTGGCGGCAACGCCTCCATCCGGATCTACGCGACCACCGGCGGCGGTTCCCGTGCCTACCCGTGCGGCCTCGGCTGCGCGACCATCTACATCGACCGCAACGATGTCGCGCGGGGACACTACGCCCTGCGGATCGTCGCGCACGAGATCGGGCACGGCCTCGGGCTGCGGGACAACTACAACGGCATCTGCTCGTACCTGATGTCCGGCGGCAGCGCGGGAACCTCCTGCCGCAACCCGTATCCGAACGCCCAGGAGTCCGCCAGGGTGAACCAGCTGTTCGGCCGGTACGGGACCGCGGCGGTGGACCGGGTCGGCGCCGGTGTCTACGACCGGAGCCTGGTGTCCCACTGA
- a CDS encoding maleylpyruvate isomerase family mycothiol-dependent enzyme, translated as MNQPCHALDHESYCARVAMEIGRVAERVGTIDADTPVPTCPQWTARDVATHLGMIHRWVDRTVRDQATEPVEFTQFGRDVPAEWAGFGDWLGRMAAPLPDTLRSADPEGPAWSFTDNQRANFWPRRMLHETMVHRIDLDIAAGVQPSGDPDSAVDGIDELLYLLPFGHPFRDGPPDLRGTGETVHLHATDAGVHWLIRLGPHGHTWEHLHADPPEPAMATVRGRAVDLHRFQYNRAGAEPGVERTGSPEILTDWLTRSAL; from the coding sequence ATGAATCAGCCGTGCCATGCCCTTGACCACGAGTCCTACTGTGCCCGAGTCGCGATGGAGATCGGCCGTGTCGCCGAGCGGGTCGGCACGATCGACGCCGACACGCCGGTCCCCACCTGCCCGCAGTGGACGGCGAGGGATGTCGCGACGCATCTCGGCATGATCCACCGCTGGGTCGACCGGACGGTCCGCGACCAGGCGACCGAACCGGTGGAGTTCACCCAGTTCGGACGCGATGTCCCCGCCGAATGGGCGGGCTTCGGTGACTGGCTGGGCAGGATGGCGGCCCCGCTGCCCGACACGTTGCGTTCCGCCGATCCCGAAGGTCCCGCCTGGTCGTTCACCGACAACCAGCGGGCGAACTTCTGGCCGCGACGCATGCTGCACGAGACAATGGTGCACCGGATCGACCTCGATATCGCGGCGGGCGTCCAGCCCAGTGGCGACCCCGATTCCGCCGTCGACGGCATCGACGAACTGCTCTACCTGCTGCCCTTCGGGCACCCGTTCCGGGACGGGCCACCCGACCTGCGGGGCACGGGTGAGACGGTGCACCTGCACGCCACCGACGCCGGCGTGCACTGGCTGATCCGGCTCGGGCCACACGGCCACACCTGGGAGCACCTGCACGCCGACCCACCCGAGCCCGCCATGGCAACGGTCCGCGGCAGGGCTGTCGACCTGCACCGATTCCAGTACAACCGGGCAGGGGCCGAACCGGGCGTCGAGCGCACCGGCTCACCCGAGATCCTTACCGACTGGCTGACCCGCTCGGCGCTGTAA